In Pseudomonas saudiphocaensis, one DNA window encodes the following:
- the cobT gene encoding nicotinate-nucleotide--dimethylbenzimidazole phosphoribosyltransferase, producing MSSLPNFIIHRPDPALAHALRHKIDRKTKPLGALGQLEALALQIGLVQQSLTPSLQRPSLTIFAADHGLARAGVSAYPAEVTPQMVLNFVAGGAATNIFARQRGFELQVVDAGVNSDFPSDLPLRHEKLGYGTANALEMAAMSKAQAVQGLEIGRRIAHEDADKGSNVLAFGEMGIGNTSSATLLAHFLAGLPIAACTGRGTGLDDPGLARKIATLEAVAARVGSGPHTVLDILAEVGGFEVVMMAGAMLGAAEKGALIIVDGFIASAALLAAMHIEPAVRDYAVFGHRSQEGGHPLLLEHLQAKPLLQLDLRLGEGSGAVLAFPLLQAACGFLNEMASFEEAGVSSEATP from the coding sequence ATGTCATCTCTGCCCAACTTCATCATTCATCGCCCTGACCCCGCGCTGGCTCACGCCCTACGCCACAAGATCGATCGCAAGACCAAACCACTGGGCGCACTCGGGCAGCTGGAAGCCCTGGCGCTGCAAATCGGCCTGGTCCAGCAGAGCCTGACCCCCAGCCTGCAGCGCCCCAGCCTGACCATCTTTGCTGCCGATCACGGCCTGGCACGCGCCGGAGTCAGCGCCTATCCGGCGGAAGTCACGCCGCAGATGGTGCTCAATTTCGTCGCCGGTGGCGCAGCCACCAATATCTTTGCCCGCCAGCGCGGCTTCGAGCTGCAGGTAGTGGATGCTGGCGTCAACAGCGACTTCCCGAGCGATCTACCCCTACGCCACGAAAAGCTCGGCTACGGCACCGCCAATGCGTTGGAGATGGCGGCGATGAGTAAGGCTCAGGCCGTGCAGGGCCTGGAAATCGGGCGCCGCATCGCCCATGAGGATGCGGATAAAGGCAGCAATGTGCTGGCCTTTGGCGAGATGGGTATCGGCAACACCTCCAGCGCCACGCTTCTGGCCCATTTCCTTGCCGGGCTGCCGATTGCCGCCTGCACCGGCCGCGGCACTGGCCTGGATGACCCGGGGCTGGCACGCAAGATCGCCACGCTCGAAGCCGTCGCGGCGCGCGTCGGCTCCGGTCCTCATACAGTGCTCGACATCCTCGCCGAGGTCGGCGGCTTCGAAGTGGTGATGATGGCCGGCGCCATGCTCGGCGCTGCAGAGAAAGGTGCGCTGATCATCGTCGACGGCTTTATCGCCAGCGCGGCGCTACTGGCGGCCATGCACATCGAGCCGGCGGTACGCGACTATGCGGTTTTCGGCCACCGTTCCCAGGAGGGCGGCCATCCCCTGCTGCTCGAGCATCTGCAGGCGAAACCGCTGCTGCAACTGGATCTGCGCCTCGGTGAAGGCAGCGGTGCGGTGCTGGCCTTCCCCTTGCTGCAGGCGGCCTGCGGCTTCCTCAACGAGATGGCATCGTTCGAGGAAGCGGGCGTGAGCAGTGAGGCCACGCCATGA
- a CDS encoding adenosylcobinamide-GDP ribazoletransferase, with product MNERTTWRRESDRFLLSLQFFTRIPIPARVPYSEDELNQAAIYFPLIGTLIGTLCALVYWCASLLWPEPVAILLSMVFSLLLTGCFHEDGLADCMDGMGGGWDRERILTIMQDSRLGTYGATALIGTLAGKFLLLNALPTALIIPIMILAHAVSRLNAASMMLTEAYARPEGKAKPLAVQMSPMGLLIAATLALLPFIWVEIPGLFWLALLPLIALRFWFARWLRKWIGGFTGDCLGALQQLSELTFLLGVLALCRFI from the coding sequence ATGAACGAGCGCACCACCTGGCGCCGCGAGAGCGACCGTTTCCTGCTTTCGTTGCAGTTCTTTACCCGCATCCCGATTCCCGCCCGAGTGCCCTACTCGGAAGACGAGCTCAACCAGGCGGCAATCTATTTCCCGCTGATCGGCACTCTGATCGGCACGCTCTGCGCGCTGGTCTACTGGTGCGCTTCCTTGCTCTGGCCCGAGCCGGTAGCGATTCTGCTGAGCATGGTGTTCAGCCTGCTGCTGACCGGTTGCTTCCACGAAGACGGCCTGGCCGACTGCATGGACGGCATGGGCGGCGGCTGGGATCGCGAGCGCATCCTCACCATCATGCAGGACTCGCGTCTGGGCACTTACGGTGCCACCGCGCTGATCGGCACCCTGGCGGGCAAGTTCCTGCTGCTGAACGCGCTGCCCACCGCGCTGATCATTCCGATAATGATCCTGGCCCACGCAGTGAGCCGCCTCAACGCCGCCAGCATGATGCTCACCGAAGCCTACGCACGCCCCGAAGGCAAGGCCAAGCCCTTGGCAGTGCAGATGTCGCCAATGGGCTTGCTGATCGCAGCCACCCTGGCGCTGCTGCCCTTTATCTGGGTCGAGATACCAGGGCTGTTCTGGCTGGCACTGCTGCCGCTGATCGCGCTGCGCTTCTGGTTTGCCCGCTGGCTGCGCAAATGGATCGGCGGCTTTACCGGGGACTGTCTCGGCGCGCTGCAGCAGCTCAGCGAACTGACATTCCTGCTGGGCGTATTGGCGCTGTGTCGCTTTATCTGA
- the cobC gene encoding alpha-ribazole phosphatase family protein, giving the protein MSLYLIRHTRVGCAPGLCYGQLDVPLADSFAEEAQAVQLTLSAQFPNGLPPVWSSPSLRCRQLADALKAPYRTDARLMELNFGAWEGRTWQELDSPEARHWGDNWQSAAPPAGESLSQLLARLRDFLAEIGTGDALLISHSGPIRAIHHLLLNEPLETAFRRPVGYGELLRL; this is encoded by the coding sequence GTGTCGCTTTATCTGATCCGCCATACCCGCGTCGGCTGCGCGCCAGGCCTGTGCTATGGCCAGCTGGATGTGCCGCTGGCGGACAGCTTTGCCGAAGAAGCACAAGCCGTGCAGCTAACGCTTTCGGCGCAGTTTCCCAACGGTCTGCCGCCGGTATGGAGCAGCCCCAGCCTGCGCTGCCGTCAGTTGGCCGATGCGCTGAAGGCGCCCTACCGCACCGATGCGCGGCTAATGGAGCTGAACTTCGGCGCTTGGGAAGGCCGTACCTGGCAGGAGCTGGATTCCCCTGAAGCCCGCCATTGGGGCGATAACTGGCAATCGGCCGCGCCGCCCGCGGGTGAGTCCCTGTCGCAGCTGCTTGCACGCCTGCGGGACTTCCTCGCTGAGATCGGAACGGGTGACGCGCTATTGATCAGCCACTCCGGCCCGATCCGCGCGATACATCATCTACTCCTGAATGAACCGCTGGAAACAGCGTTTCGCCGGCCAGTCGGCTACGGAGAGCTGCTACGCCTGTGA
- a CDS encoding TonB-dependent receptor, translating to MKLSRIALAIALAPGLAFAADETKSSAQLPPMVITRATNLKAPTPASVAVIDREQIERSAASNLLDVLRSQAGLQIRDTMGDGNRAAISLRGFGENAVNNTLVLVDGRRLNVPALAGPDLNSVPLANIERIEIIRGAGTVLYGDQAVGGVINIVTRTPAKREAYIEASRGSHDLEAYRGHIFQPLAAGFSLYASGETRNSDGYRDHNNANYSNAFTRLRYDHDTGHVLYEYQTVDDELLYPGYITAGQQRQDRKGSITGNSSGYNDSKTQVHRIALEQSLSDNWTASFDYSHSDQDGVGSFDYGYGPSPFVQDLRTESFSPRLTGHWHTDLGQTELLLGHDHITSDYQSSATMVDARQTQRDWYGQISQPLGHGLNLTLGYRASEVEDREAIVSKHQTDRESSTSIGLNWQANDHLKAFIKREDVLRWANVEENGWTANGVDFLEPQTGESWEGGLEWADSQQRYRASVYRLDLKDEIMYDALATGPYGGLGANSNKDKTRRDGLLLEGQRQLNARLGIGGQYSFTDSEYRDGSFKGNEVPWVARHSASAHLDYLIIPSLNGRLEAVYTGARYLSSDEGHALPRTGGYTLFNAALTYTYQQFNAKLRVNNLTGKRYESFASYANWVSGAQSRFSAPEEEIQLSVGYRF from the coding sequence ATGAAACTGTCCCGAATTGCCTTGGCTATCGCGCTTGCGCCCGGTTTGGCATTTGCTGCCGATGAAACCAAGTCCAGCGCTCAGCTGCCGCCCATGGTGATCACCCGCGCGACCAACTTGAAAGCGCCAACCCCCGCCAGCGTCGCGGTAATCGATCGCGAGCAGATCGAGCGAAGCGCCGCCAGCAATCTGCTCGACGTTCTCCGCAGCCAAGCCGGCCTGCAGATCCGCGACACAATGGGCGACGGCAACCGCGCCGCCATCAGCCTGCGCGGCTTTGGCGAGAATGCGGTCAACAACACCCTGGTCCTGGTGGACGGTCGTCGCCTCAACGTGCCCGCACTGGCGGGCCCTGACCTCAATAGTGTTCCGCTGGCAAATATCGAGCGCATCGAGATCATTCGCGGCGCCGGTACTGTGCTTTACGGCGATCAGGCCGTGGGCGGCGTGATCAATATCGTCACCCGGACACCCGCCAAGCGCGAGGCCTATATTGAGGCCAGCCGCGGTAGCCATGACCTGGAGGCCTATCGCGGCCACATCTTCCAACCCCTGGCTGCGGGTTTCTCGCTCTACGCCAGCGGTGAGACGCGCAACAGCGATGGCTACCGGGACCATAACAATGCCAACTACAGCAATGCGTTCACCCGCCTGCGCTACGATCACGACACCGGCCATGTACTCTACGAATACCAGACGGTAGACGACGAGTTGCTCTACCCTGGCTATATCACTGCCGGACAGCAACGGCAGGATCGCAAAGGCAGCATCACGGGCAACTCCAGCGGCTATAACGACAGCAAGACTCAGGTACATCGCATCGCACTGGAACAGAGCTTGTCGGACAACTGGACAGCTAGTTTCGACTACAGCCACAGTGACCAAGATGGTGTCGGCTCATTCGACTACGGTTACGGCCCCTCACCTTTCGTCCAAGATCTGCGTACCGAGAGCTTCAGCCCTCGCTTGACTGGACACTGGCACACTGACCTCGGCCAGACTGAATTGCTGCTAGGCCATGACCATATCACCAGCGATTACCAGAGCAGCGCCACTATGGTCGACGCCCGCCAGACCCAGCGCGACTGGTACGGTCAGATCAGCCAGCCCTTGGGGCACGGCCTAAACCTGACCTTGGGCTACCGCGCCAGCGAAGTGGAAGACCGTGAGGCCATAGTCAGCAAACACCAGACTGATCGCGAGAGTAGCACCAGCATCGGGCTGAACTGGCAGGCCAACGACCACCTTAAAGCTTTCATCAAACGCGAGGATGTACTGCGCTGGGCAAATGTCGAGGAAAACGGCTGGACCGCCAATGGCGTCGACTTCCTTGAACCGCAAACGGGTGAATCTTGGGAAGGCGGACTTGAATGGGCGGATTCGCAACAGCGCTACCGAGCCAGCGTCTATCGACTCGACCTCAAAGACGAGATCATGTACGACGCCTTGGCGACCGGCCCCTATGGCGGTCTAGGAGCCAACAGCAACAAGGACAAGACCCGTCGCGACGGACTGTTGCTGGAAGGGCAACGCCAGCTGAACGCTCGCCTGGGCATTGGCGGCCAGTACAGTTTCACCGACTCTGAGTACCGCGATGGCAGCTTCAAGGGCAACGAAGTACCCTGGGTCGCCCGCCACAGCGCCAGCGCTCATTTAGACTATCTGATCATTCCAAGCTTGAACGGTCGGCTCGAAGCCGTTTATACCGGTGCCCGGTATCTGTCCAGCGACGAAGGTCACGCTCTACCTCGAACTGGTGGCTACACCCTATTCAACGCAGCCCTGACTTACACATACCAGCAATTCAACGCCAAACTGCGGGTGAATAACCTGACGGGAAAACGCTACGAAAGCTTCGCCTCCTACGCCAACTGGGTATCGGGTGCGCAAAGCCGTTTCTCAGCTCCCGAAGAAGAGATCCAGCTGAGCGTTGGCTACCGCTTCTGA
- a CDS encoding ABC transporter substrate-binding protein produces MRHRPACFLLALLLLPWMASATPQRILSLDLCTDWLIAYHADREKVVGLSQLQHRYPVHWIAPGWPLHDGNLEHIFALQPDLVLTGQFSAQQLRQRLQSLGLRVEALPLPNTLQQVVEYERQFLRTLHLPQTLASTVPPAPARPAKTQRLLLLGANAIGTGRETLESEILEYSGWTNYLTAPGYQRLDLERLVSDPPDAILWAAPGDQALANQFAEHPALAKAVPAERWLASEFWRWQCPGPWTWELIGQLHQWLD; encoded by the coding sequence ATGCGCCACCGTCCCGCTTGTTTCCTGCTAGCCCTGCTTCTGCTGCCATGGATGGCTTCCGCCACCCCGCAGCGCATCCTTTCCCTCGACTTGTGTACCGATTGGCTGATCGCTTATCACGCGGATCGGGAAAAGGTCGTGGGCCTTTCGCAGTTACAGCATCGCTATCCGGTCCATTGGATAGCGCCCGGCTGGCCACTGCACGACGGCAACCTGGAGCATATTTTTGCGTTGCAGCCCGACCTGGTGCTCACCGGCCAGTTCTCGGCGCAGCAACTGCGCCAGCGTTTGCAAAGCCTGGGCTTGCGCGTGGAGGCGCTGCCGCTGCCGAACACCCTGCAGCAGGTGGTTGAGTACGAAAGACAGTTCTTGCGCACCCTGCACCTGCCGCAGACGCTCGCCAGTACGGTTCCGCCCGCCCCGGCCCGCCCTGCCAAGACCCAGCGCCTGCTGCTGCTCGGCGCCAATGCCATCGGCACTGGGCGGGAAACCCTGGAGAGTGAAATTCTCGAATATTCCGGTTGGACCAACTACCTGACCGCCCCCGGCTACCAGCGTCTTGATCTGGAGCGGCTGGTCAGCGATCCGCCAGATGCGATTCTATGGGCCGCGCCTGGTGATCAGGCGCTGGCCAATCAATTTGCCGAACACCCGGCGCTGGCCAAGGCCGTACCCGCCGAACGCTGGCTCGCCAGCGAGTTCTGGCGCTGGCAATGTCCGGGGCCGTGGACCTGGGAACTGATAGGACAATTGCATCAATGGCTCGACTGA
- a CDS encoding FecCD family ABC transporter permease, translating into MARLITPLLSGLLLLAALLSLSLGSASVNAIGGLFDWLRGADTLEAIVVGDIRLPRTLLAICVGAALGLSGAALQGLLRNPLADPGLIGASQGAALGAAAVFYFGLLSFAGEMAPALAGLLGAGIALILMLGLAGSSRPSMVIMAGLAISTVSGAALAMVLNFAPNPFAMQELVFWLLGSVSERGLDHLHILLPALLIGSFLILRQRPLLYGLSLGEQAAQSLGLNVRRGSRLIVLGAAILVGSAVAVAGAIGFVGLIVPHLIRPLVRHRPDRLLIPSMLAGATLVLCADLLVRLMPPGRELKLGVLTSLIGAPLFIWLVWRERQKWS; encoded by the coding sequence ATGGCTCGACTGATCACGCCGTTGCTCAGCGGCCTGTTGCTGCTCGCCGCCCTGCTCTCACTGAGCCTGGGTTCGGCCTCGGTCAATGCCATCGGCGGCCTGTTCGATTGGCTGCGCGGCGCGGATACGCTGGAGGCCATCGTCGTCGGGGATATCCGCCTGCCGCGCACCCTCCTGGCGATCTGCGTCGGTGCAGCACTAGGGCTTTCCGGCGCGGCGCTACAAGGGTTGCTACGCAATCCGCTGGCCGATCCCGGCCTGATTGGCGCCAGCCAAGGCGCGGCGCTTGGCGCAGCGGCAGTGTTCTACTTCGGTCTTTTGTCGTTTGCCGGCGAAATGGCACCTGCACTGGCTGGCCTGCTCGGAGCCGGCATTGCGCTGATCCTGATGCTGGGCCTGGCTGGCTCCTCGCGGCCTTCGATGGTGATCATGGCAGGATTGGCCATTTCCACTGTCAGCGGCGCGGCACTGGCCATGGTGCTGAACTTCGCGCCCAACCCTTTCGCCATGCAGGAGCTGGTGTTCTGGCTGCTAGGCTCGGTCTCCGAGCGCGGCCTGGATCACCTGCACATATTGCTGCCGGCACTGCTGATCGGCAGCTTTCTGATTCTGCGCCAGCGCCCGCTGCTATACGGGCTGAGCCTTGGCGAGCAGGCCGCGCAGAGCCTGGGGCTGAATGTCAGGCGCGGCAGCCGGCTGATCGTCCTTGGTGCGGCGATATTGGTCGGTTCCGCCGTGGCGGTGGCCGGGGCCATCGGTTTTGTCGGGCTGATCGTGCCGCATCTGATTCGCCCCTTGGTCCGCCACCGCCCGGATCGTCTGCTGATCCCCTCGATGTTGGCGGGAGCGACGCTGGTGCTTTGTGCGGACCTGCTGGTAAGGCTGATGCCGCCGGGCCGCGAACTCAAGCTGGGGGTGCTGACTTCGCTGATTGGCGCACCGCTATTTATCTGGCTGGTCTGGCGGGAGCGGCAAAAATGGAGCTGA
- a CDS encoding ABC transporter ATP-binding protein, whose product MELMRATGLGVDERLQGIDLNLNAGEVLGIIGPNGSGKSTLLNCLAGIQPHRGQLNIAGKPERHMSANQRARQVALLPQSSQSAWALNVENIVTLGRLPWGDEDADKIHHAMHQAGVWQWRERRIDQLSGGEQSRVWLARVLAGEPRVLIADEPVASLDLYYQRHILELLRQYAGEGRAVLVSIHDLSLAARYCDRLCLMHQGRLYRTGTPQQVLTPEHLAEVFNIEVHVDFSVWPPIIQPR is encoded by the coding sequence ATGGAGCTGATGCGTGCCACCGGTCTGGGCGTGGACGAGCGCTTACAGGGCATTGACCTGAACCTGAATGCTGGCGAAGTGCTGGGCATCATCGGCCCCAACGGCTCGGGTAAGTCCACCCTGCTCAACTGCCTGGCCGGCATACAACCGCATCGCGGCCAACTGAACATCGCAGGTAAACCCGAGCGGCACATGAGTGCCAACCAGCGCGCGCGCCAAGTGGCGTTGCTGCCGCAATCGAGCCAGAGCGCCTGGGCCTTGAACGTGGAGAACATCGTCACCCTCGGCCGCCTGCCCTGGGGTGATGAAGATGCCGACAAGATTCACCACGCCATGCACCAGGCGGGCGTCTGGCAATGGCGCGAGCGACGTATCGACCAGCTTTCCGGTGGTGAGCAGAGCCGTGTCTGGCTGGCCCGCGTACTGGCCGGCGAGCCCAGGGTGCTGATTGCCGACGAGCCGGTGGCCAGCCTGGACCTCTATTACCAGCGGCATATTCTCGAATTACTCAGGCAATACGCCGGTGAGGGGCGCGCGGTGCTGGTGTCGATTCACGACCTGTCTCTGGCGGCGCGCTATTGCGATCGCCTGTGCCTGATGCATCAGGGCCGCCTCTACCGTACCGGCACACCGCAACAGGTGCTGACACCCGAACATCTGGCCGAGGTATTCAACATCGAGGTCCACGTGGACTTCAGCGTCTGGCCGCCGATCATCCAGCCGAGGTGA